Below is a genomic region from Neisseria arctica.
ATGGCTTCCGGACTGTTTGTTATCTTCTTTGCCGGTTTACCTTGGAAGGTAATTTTTGCTGCCATTATCAGCTTTGCCGCAGCACTGCCTCTGATTTGGAATTATGGAATGCACCCTTATCAGAAAACCCGTGTGATGACACTCCTAGACCCGACCAAAGACCCACTCGGAGCCGGTTATCACATTATTCAATCTATGATCGCCATCGGTTCGGGGGGAATCTGGGGCAAAGGCTGGCTAAATGGCACGCAAACGCATTTGGACTATATCCCGGAATCTACTACCGACTTTATTTTTGCCGTTTATGGAGAAGAGTTCGGCTTTATCGGCAATATTTTGCTGCTGATCATTTATTTGGTAATCCTCGGGCGCGGCTTATACATTGCCGGACAAGCGCCGACACTCTACAGCCGCACTCTGGCAGGCGCACTCACAATGACTTTCTTCTGCTACGCATTTGTCAATATGGGTATGGTGAGCGGCATTTTACCGGTGGTAGGTGTACCGTTGCCGTTGGTCAGCTACGGAGGCACCGCCACATTGTCGATTATGGTGATTTTGGCTTTATTAATGGGTATATCCAACCAGCGCCGTTAAACCACAACCACACATTGTCTTTTCGAAAATCTAAAAATATTCTGTATCCGACTAATACTTAAGGAGCCGCCCTAATGGGCATGGAAATTTCCAAAATCATTTTGGCATTCATGGTATTGATTAATCCTTTCGGAGCTTTATCAATTTTCCTAGACCTCACCCGTTACCACAGTACCCGCGAGCGGCGTAAAGTCGCCCAAATCGCCACTTTCAGCGTATTCGTTGTAATTTGCCTGTTTACGCTAAGCGGCAATATGTTACTGAAACTGCTTGGTATCAGCGTTGGTTCGTTCCAAGTAGGCGGAGGTATTTTGGTTTTTTTGATTGCCATTTCCATGATGAGCGGCAATGATAATCCGGCCAAACCCACACTCGATACAAATTCAGAAGAACTGGCCCATGCACGACGCCAGAAGCCCGGCACCATCGCCGTCGTACCCCTGGCTATTCCGATGATGATCGGCCCCGGCGGGATTTCCAGTGTGATCATTTATACTTCTACGGCACGAGGCTATCAGGATACGCTTTCTATTTTAGCCGCCGGCCTGATTATCAGCCTGATATGCTATATAACGCTTATGGCAGCAGCCCGCATCAGTAAATTTCTGGGCGATACGGGGCTAACTATTCTTAACCGGGTGATGGGTATGCTTTTGGCCGCCGTATCGGTAGAAATCATCGTATCAGGCCTAAAAGCACTATTCCCTGATTTGGCTGCATAACCAAAGTAATTTTCTCTTGAATGCCGTCTGAAATTTTCAGACGGCATCTTTCCATAATTCCCCTTCTTCGGAAGTGCTATAATTCCCACCTTAATTTAATACACTTGGAACACCAATATGTTTGCCCAAGCCGCAAAAGAACTTTCCACCGTGCGCGATATCCTGCGTTTTGCCGTCAGCCGTTTCAACGAAGCCGGATTGTTTTTCGGACACGGCAGTGACAATGCCCATGACGAAGCCGCGTATCTGATATTACACACCCTTAACCTGCCTCTTGATACGCTCGAGCCTTATTTGGATGCAAAATTGCTTGCATCTGAAAAAACCGAGGTGCTGGATTTAATCGAACGCCGCGTAACCGAACGCCTTCCGGTCGCCTATCTGACCCATCAGGCTTGGCAAGGTGATTTTGATTTTTATGTAGATGAGCGCGTTATCATACCCCGCTCGTTTATTTACGAATTGCTCGGCGATGCACTATCGCCTTGGATCGAATATCCCGAATTGGTACACCGCGCATTAGATTTATGCACCGGAAGCGGCTGTTTGGCCATTCAGATGGCACACCACTATCCGGCTGCCGAAATCGATGCCGTAGATTTGAGCTTGGATGCCCTCGAAGTTGCCGCTATTAATGTCGAAGAATATGGATTGAAAGAACGCATCAATCTGATTCATACCGATTTATTCGAAGGTATCGAAGAAACTTACGACTTGATCGTTTCCAATCCGCCCTATGTAGATGCCGAATCGGTCGAAGCCCTGCCTGAAGAATATTTGCATGAACCTGAACTTGCCCTTGGTAGCGGTGAAGACGGTTTGGATGCAACCCGCCAAATTATTTTGCAAGCTGCCAAATACCTCAATCCAAAGGGTGTATTGTTGGTAGAAATCGGCCATAACCGCGAAGTATTGGAAGCAGCATACCCGGAATTACCGTTTACTTGGCTGGAAACCAGCGGCGGCGACGGTTTTGTATTCCTGCTGACCCGTGAACAATTACTCGGTGAAGAATAAAACTGTTTTGATACAATTGGATTAAAAATCTCAATGTTACCGTATTAATGCCGTCTGAAAAATTTTCAGACGGCATTAATCTTTATAAAAACTTTGGGGCTGTATTAGATTAGCCTTAAATATCACACCAAATTCGCAAGATTTTAAGTTGCTCTTTTGGTGTACCAAAGTTAAAACGAAATTCGCATTCTTTCAAGAATAAAGGGAAAGATTTTCGGTCAATTCCATTGTACTTTCGTAGAACGCGCTTTGCCTGATTCCAGAAGTTTTCAATACCGTTGATATGGTTTTGACGGTCGACAAAAAGCTCTGAATGATTGATTCTGTGATGCGTAAATTCACTCACATCTAGCACATCATAGCTTTTGTAATAGTCCGTATAAACAATGCTATCAGGCATTATTTTTCGTTTAATAACAGGTAGTAAAGTATCTTGTTTGGTATTTTTAACGACAACAGTATAAACCTTGCCTTGACGTTTCAAAATACCAAATACCGCTACTTTCCCAGCCGCTCCGCGACCGCGTTTGCCTTTTCGTTGTCCACCAAAATAACTCTCATCAAGCTCGATTGAACCATCAAAGATTTCATCAGCTTGAAGCTCTAAATGATAGGCAATGACTTGGCGAATTTTACGGTAAAACAGAGCTGCTGAATTGGGGTTAATATCCAATAAATTGGCAGCAGAACGGGCGGTTACCTCAAGTACAAAAAATTCAAGCAACTTTTTTTGTAATTTTTTAGATAGTTTACAGTGTGTTATCTTCATTTTTAAAGGGTAACATAACTGCCAATCTAATACAGCCCCAAAACTTTTTCTTAAATATAAAAACAGGATACCCAAAAAGATATCCTGTTGAGCAACTAATATATATGTTTTAAAACAGCTTTATCGTACTATTACTCGTTAACCAACACTACTTTCATTGCACCGTTTTCAGCCGCATGCTTAAACACTTCATAAGCCTTATCCAGCTCGCTCAGTTTAAAACGATGCGTCAGCATTTTGGTCAGATCAACAGAGCTGGTAGAAATGGCTTTTAGCAGCATTTCAGTCGTATTGGCATTCACCAAACCTGTGGTAATGGTTAGATTCTTAATCCATAAACGCTCCAGATTAAAATCAACCGATTGTCCGTATACACCTACCACAGCGATATGCCCACCGGGTTTGACCACGTCTTGACACAAAGACCACGTCGCCGGCAAACCAACTGCCTCAATCGCACAATCCACACCGTCTTTACCCACAATTTCGGCTACCCGGGCCGCAACGTTTCCGGAAACTGGATTTATCGTGTGCGTCGCACCCAGTTCTTTCGCCAGTTTCAAACGGTTTTCATCCATATCACATACGATAATCACGGAAGGACTGTAAAACTGGGCCGTCAATAAAGCCGACATACCAACGGGACCTGCACCCGCGATAAATACCGCATCACCCGGTTTTACATCACCATATTGCACACCGATTTCATGCGCTGTGGGCAGTACATCGCTCAACAACAAAGCCACTTCGTCATTCACACCTTCAGGCAGCGGAATCAGGCTGTTATCAGCATAAGGCGTACGCACATACTCGGCCTGCGTACCATCAATCATGTAGCCGAGAATCCAGCCGCCGTTACGGCATTGGGAATAAAGCTGTTTTTTACAGTTGTCGCAAGTACAGCACTTGCTGACACAAGAAATAATCACTTTATCCCCAACCTTGATATTACGCACGCCCGAACCAACTTCTTCCACAATGCCCACGCCTTCATGCCCGAGAATACGGCCATCGGCAACTTCAGGATTTTTACCTTTCCAAATACCCAAATCGGTACCGCAAATCGTCGTTTTTACAATCCGTACAATCGCATCGGTTGCCTCTAAAATCTGAGGTTTCGGTTTGTCTTCCAAACGAATATCATTAGCTGCATGATAAACCATTGCTTTCATTGCAAACTTCCTTTCTTGATAAAAATATAACGAATAAAATCTTTATCCACATTGTAAGCATATCTCCTGAATGTGCAGCTTTTATTAAAGGAATTATTTACCCATATCAAACAACAAAATCATTACACAGCAAGCCATGCGAAAGCATGTCTAATTCGGGTAAAATATAGAATTTAATTTTTCAACCGACAACTGCCGCATGAGTCCTACCCTCGATTTTTCAACCCGCCTTATCCGCTGGCAACGCAGCCACGGTCGCAACAATCTGCCTTGGCAGGTAACTGATCCGTACCGCGTATGGCTTTCCGAAATCATGCTGCAACAAACCCAAGTTAGCACCGTATTGGATTACTACCCCCGCTTTATCGAACGGTTTCCCAACATACAAACACTCGCCCATGCTCCTCAAGATGAAGTATTAAGCCTGTGGCAAGGTTTGGGCTATTACAGCCGTGCCCGCAACCTACACAAAGCCGCCCAACAAGTTATACAAGACTTTGGCGGTACGTTTCCCCAAACAAGACTTGAATTACAGCAACTATGCGGGGTTGGCCGCAGTACTGCCGCTGCCATTTCCGCTTTCTCATTCCGACAGCGGGAAACCATCCTTGATGGCAATGTCAAACGCGTACTTTGCAGGGTGTTCGCATTAGACGGTGACCCCACAGACAAAAAATTCGAAAACAGCCTGTGGGCTTTAGCAGAAAGCCTGCTACCCGAAAAAGCCGATGATATGCCTGCCTATACACAAGGCCTGATGGATTTGGGCGCAACCTGCTGCAAACGCAGCACCCCCTTATGCCACCAATGCCCGATGGCTGATATCTGCCAGGCAAAAGCACAAAACCGTACACACGAGCTACCGCGCAAAAAAAACACAACCACAGTCAAAAACCTGCCGCTTTACTGGCTGATACTCGAACAGGCAGACCGCTCTCTTTTTCTGCAAAAGCGCCCTAGCAGCGGCATTTGGGGCGGGCTTTATTGCGTGCCATGTTTTGAAGACTTGCACAGCTTATACCGATTTGCCGAACAATGCGGCATATCCGCTGATGAATTGGAAGAGCAGGCCGCCATCACCCATCGCCTTACTCACCGCCTGCTGCTGATCACTCCTTTCAAAGCCCTGACAACCGATGCAGCTTTACCTTCCGAACTTTCAGACGGCATCTGGGTAAATCCTAGCCATTTACAAAACTATGGCATCCCTAAGCCTATGAATGATTATCTCAAACAAAAACAATACAAACTTTTTTAAGTTTCCTATCTCAAAACACCCCGTTAAACACCCCGTTTAGCTTATTCTTTTATGCTCCAAACCCTATTTTTCAAAACCAAAATATAATTGCAATTTTTATAAATCATAGTTAAAAAATAAAAAGCATATAAAAAGGCCGTCTGAAAATATATTTTCAGACGGCCGTTTTATATTTGCCCTATATATGAAGAAACTTATAAATAAAAAATGATACAAGGCGGCAGCAACTACCGTGTACAAACAGCACATAAGGAAGCAGACAACGATATATTTTTCTTAATTTAACC
It encodes:
- the rodA gene encoding rod shape-determining protein RodA: MIWQPMDAWLFYAMLIIYIMSLFLLYSADGQEIGQLENKTLHTVLGFALLWTIARIRPQILANFAPPAYIAGVILLLGVHFFGITVNGSTRWLNIGIGRIQPSEIMKIALPMMVAWYLQKYELSLRWYHYIGAIAIVIIPGALILKQPDLGTATLIMASGLFVIFFAGLPWKVIFAAIISFAAALPLIWNYGMHPYQKTRVMTLLDPTKDPLGAGYHIIQSMIAIGSGGIWGKGWLNGTQTHLDYIPESTTDFIFAVYGEEFGFIGNILLLIIYLVILGRGLYIAGQAPTLYSRTLAGALTMTFFCYAFVNMGMVSGILPVVGVPLPLVSYGGTATLSIMVILALLMGISNQRR
- a CDS encoding MarC family protein, with product MGMEISKIILAFMVLINPFGALSIFLDLTRYHSTRERRKVAQIATFSVFVVICLFTLSGNMLLKLLGISVGSFQVGGGILVFLIAISMMSGNDNPAKPTLDTNSEELAHARRQKPGTIAVVPLAIPMMIGPGGISSVIIYTSTARGYQDTLSILAAGLIISLICYITLMAAARISKFLGDTGLTILNRVMGMLLAAVSVEIIVSGLKALFPDLAA
- the prmB gene encoding 50S ribosomal protein L3 N(5)-glutamine methyltransferase; translated protein: MFAQAAKELSTVRDILRFAVSRFNEAGLFFGHGSDNAHDEAAYLILHTLNLPLDTLEPYLDAKLLASEKTEVLDLIERRVTERLPVAYLTHQAWQGDFDFYVDERVIIPRSFIYELLGDALSPWIEYPELVHRALDLCTGSGCLAIQMAHHYPAAEIDAVDLSLDALEVAAINVEEYGLKERINLIHTDLFEGIEETYDLIVSNPPYVDAESVEALPEEYLHEPELALGSGEDGLDATRQIILQAAKYLNPKGVLLVEIGHNREVLEAAYPELPFTWLETSGGDGFVFLLTREQLLGEE
- a CDS encoding IS1595 family transposase, which translates into the protein MKITHCKLSKKLQKKLLEFFVLEVTARSAANLLDINPNSAALFYRKIRQVIAYHLELQADEIFDGSIELDESYFGGQRKGKRGRGAAGKVAVFGILKRQGKVYTVVVKNTKQDTLLPVIKRKIMPDSIVYTDYYKSYDVLDVSEFTHHRINHSELFVDRQNHINGIENFWNQAKRVLRKYNGIDRKSFPLFLKECEFRFNFGTPKEQLKILRIWCDI
- a CDS encoding zinc-dependent alcohol dehydrogenase family protein; this translates as MKAMVYHAANDIRLEDKPKPQILEATDAIVRIVKTTICGTDLGIWKGKNPEVADGRILGHEGVGIVEEVGSGVRNIKVGDKVIISCVSKCCTCDNCKKQLYSQCRNGGWILGYMIDGTQAEYVRTPYADNSLIPLPEGVNDEVALLLSDVLPTAHEIGVQYGDVKPGDAVFIAGAGPVGMSALLTAQFYSPSVIIVCDMDENRLKLAKELGATHTINPVSGNVAARVAEIVGKDGVDCAIEAVGLPATWSLCQDVVKPGGHIAVVGVYGQSVDFNLERLWIKNLTITTGLVNANTTEMLLKAISTSSVDLTKMLTHRFKLSELDKAYEVFKHAAENGAMKVVLVNE
- the mutY gene encoding A/G-specific adenine glycosylase; its protein translation is MSPTLDFSTRLIRWQRSHGRNNLPWQVTDPYRVWLSEIMLQQTQVSTVLDYYPRFIERFPNIQTLAHAPQDEVLSLWQGLGYYSRARNLHKAAQQVIQDFGGTFPQTRLELQQLCGVGRSTAAAISAFSFRQRETILDGNVKRVLCRVFALDGDPTDKKFENSLWALAESLLPEKADDMPAYTQGLMDLGATCCKRSTPLCHQCPMADICQAKAQNRTHELPRKKNTTTVKNLPLYWLILEQADRSLFLQKRPSSGIWGGLYCVPCFEDLHSLYRFAEQCGISADELEEQAAITHRLTHRLLLITPFKALTTDAALPSELSDGIWVNPSHLQNYGIPKPMNDYLKQKQYKLF